The following coding sequences lie in one Clostridia bacterium genomic window:
- a CDS encoding DNA alkylation repair protein gives MNGEIKRELISLADRSTAEFSKKLISTKAEIMGVKTPLLKRMAKEISKGDYKSFLGDPQYGTYEETAIRALVISYAKMPHEERMSLIADFVPHIDNWGICDLFTSSLRPVIKKNQSEFWSFIQEYLYSGDEFKIRFGLVVILVGFVSKEYAAPAFDVLDSVDLRSYYAMMGAAWVLSEFYIKLPEITTSYLLNNRLDDITYNKAISKMLDSYRVSDKDKAALRLMKRKGKSALI, from the coding sequence ATGAACGGCGAAATAAAACGCGAGCTTATCTCTCTGGCCGACAGATCTACGGCCGAATTTTCAAAAAAGCTCATAAGCACAAAAGCCGAGATAATGGGCGTTAAGACTCCCCTGCTTAAACGAATGGCAAAGGAAATAAGCAAAGGAGATTACAAAAGCTTTTTGGGAGATCCCCAATACGGCACATATGAGGAGACGGCAATACGCGCCCTAGTTATAAGTTATGCGAAAATGCCGCATGAGGAGCGCATGAGCCTTATCGCCGATTTTGTGCCGCATATCGACAACTGGGGCATCTGCGACTTGTTCACAAGTTCGCTTCGCCCCGTTATAAAGAAGAACCAAAGCGAATTTTGGAGCTTCATACAGGAATATCTCTATTCCGGCGATGAGTTCAAAATACGCTTCGGTCTCGTAGTTATCCTTGTCGGATTCGTATCAAAGGAATACGCTGCGCCCGCGTTCGACGTCTTGGACAGCGTGGACTTAAGATCGTACTACGCCATGATGGGCGCGGCGTGGGTGCTTTCAGAGTTTTATATAAAGCTGCCCGAGATCACGACGTCTTATCTTCTCAATAACCGCCTTGACGATATAACGTATAACAAGGCGATCTCGAAGATGCTCGATTCATACCGCGTTAGCGATAAGGATAAAGCGGCGCTTCGCTTGATGAAGCGAAAAGGAAAGTCAGCCCTTATATAA